From a single Prionailurus bengalensis isolate Pbe53 chromosome A1, Fcat_Pben_1.1_paternal_pri, whole genome shotgun sequence genomic region:
- the LOC122469381 gene encoding olfactory receptor 2T29-like codes for MENTWVANHTVRSDFDLVGLFSQSKHPALLCVVIFVVFLMALSGNTMLILLIHYDVHLHNPMYFFITQLSLMDVMYISVTVPKMLMDQVMGVNKISAPECGMQMFLYLTLVGSEFFLLAAMAYDRYVAICHPLRYPILMNHRVCLILVSSCWLLGSVDGFMLTPVTMTFPFCRSREIHHFFCEVPAVMKLSCSDTSIYETLMYLCCVLMLLIPVTVISSSYSFILFTIHRMKSAEGRKKAFATCSSHMTVVILFYGAAMYTYMLPNSYHTPEKDMIVSVFYTILTPVLNPLIYSLRNKDVTKALKKMLNVEFVFQETIK; via the coding sequence ATGGAAAACACTTGGGTGGCCAACCATACTGTACGATCAGATTTTGATCTAGTGGGACTCTTCAGTCAATCCAAGCACCCAGCTCTGCTTTGTGTGGtcatttttgtggttttcctGATGGCCTTGTCTGGAAACACCATGCTGATCCTTTTGATACACTATGATGTTCACCTTCATAAccccatgtacttttttatcACTCAGTTGTCTCTCATGGATGTGATGTACATTTCTGTCACTGTGCCCAAGATGCTCATGGACCAGGTTATGGGTGTGAATAAGATCTCAGCCCCTGAATGTGGGATGCAGATGTTTCTCTATTTGACACTGGTAGGTTCAGAATTTTTCCTTCTAGCtgccatggcctatgaccgctatgtggccatctgccaTCCACTCCGTTATCCTATCCTCATGAACCATAGGGTATGCCTCATCTTGGTGTCTTCCTGCTGGTTGCTGGGATCTGTGGATGGATTTATGCTCACTCCTGTCACCATGACCTTCCCCTTCTGCAGATCCCGGGAGATCCATCATTTCTTCTGTGAAGTCCCTGCTGTAATGAAGCTTTCCTGCTCAGACACTTCCATATATGAGACACTTATGTACTTATGTTGCGTTCTCATGCTCCTCATTCCTGTGACAGTCATTTCAAGCTCCTATTCTTTCATCCTCTTCACCATCCACAGGATGAAGTCAGCAGAGGGGCGGAAAAAGGCCTTTGCTACTTGTTCTTCCCACATGACTGTTGTCATCCTCTTCTATGGGGCTGCCATGTATACCTACATGCTCCCTAATTCCTACCACACCCCTGAGAAGGACATGATTGTATCTGTCTTTTACACCATACTCACTCCTGTTCTAAACCCTTTAATTTATAGTCTTAGGAATAAGGATGTTACAAAGgcactaaaaaaaatgttgaatgtgGAATTTGTCTTTCAGGAAACTATAAAGTAG